The proteins below come from a single Prochlorococcus marinus str. MIT 9215 genomic window:
- the cysE gene encoding serine O-acetyltransferase, with the protein MLKTFKSDIEIIKERDPAARGIIEIFLCYPGFQSIVMHRFTHKLWKLKIPLIPRLLSHTNRLLTGIEIHPGAKIGKRVFIDHGMGVVIGETAEIGNNCLLYQGVTLGGTGKSHGKRHPTLMENVVVGAGAKVLGSITVGSNTRIGAGSVVVRNVEGNSTVVGVPGRVVHQSGVKVNPLAHSALPDAEANVIKNLMDRIDFLENEILKLQKTLQCLVNSESIDISKLGDAQNLKDKEIIEFLGED; encoded by the coding sequence ATGCTAAAAACTTTTAAATCAGACATAGAAATTATAAAAGAGAGAGATCCTGCTGCTAGAGGAATAATAGAAATATTTCTTTGCTACCCTGGCTTTCAATCAATAGTTATGCATAGATTTACTCATAAATTATGGAAATTAAAGATTCCTTTAATTCCCCGCTTGTTAAGCCATACTAATAGGCTATTGACAGGTATTGAAATACATCCTGGAGCCAAAATTGGTAAACGGGTTTTCATAGACCATGGAATGGGAGTTGTAATTGGAGAAACAGCTGAGATAGGAAATAATTGCCTGCTATATCAGGGAGTTACATTAGGGGGTACTGGTAAAAGTCATGGGAAAAGACACCCCACCTTGATGGAAAATGTTGTAGTTGGGGCAGGTGCAAAAGTTCTTGGATCTATCACAGTAGGATCTAATACTCGAATTGGTGCGGGTTCGGTAGTTGTTCGTAATGTGGAAGGTAACAGTACAGTGGTTGGAGTGCCTGGCAGAGTTGTACATCAAAGTGGTGTTAAAGTTAATCCATTAGCTCACTCTGCTTTACCAGATGCAGAAGCTAATGTAATAAAAAATTTAATGGATAGAATAGATTTCCTTGAAAATGAAATTCTTAAATTACAAAAAACTCTTCAATGTTTAGTTAACTCAGAATCAATTGATATTTCTAAACTAGGTGACGCTCAAAATCTTAAAGACAAAGAAATAATAGAATTTCTTGGAGAAGATTAG